One window from the genome of Gavia stellata isolate bGavSte3 chromosome 10, bGavSte3.hap2, whole genome shotgun sequence encodes:
- the ELOVL1 gene encoding elongation of very long chain fatty acids protein 1, whose protein sequence is MEGIVTMYQDFMKKADPRIADYPLMQSPFLVMGILLAYVYFVLSLGPRLMANRKPLNLKKFMVLYNFFLVGLSLYIVYEFLMAGWLTGYTWRCDPVDFSQDPKALRMVSVAWLFVFSKFIELTDTVIFVLRKKNEQVTFLHLFHHSVLPWSWWWGARFGPGGMGSFHAMINSMVHVVMYFYYGLSAAGPAFQKYLWWKKHITAIQLAQFVIVSVHISQYYFMPSCQYQFPIFIHLIWIYGTIFFILFSNFWYQSYTKGKRLPRVAEQAAQHNGSSIHENGTVTNGKVKAN, encoded by the exons ATGGAGGGGATTGTGACCATGTATCAGGACTTCATGAAGAAAGCAG ACCCCCGCATTGCTGATTATCCACTGATGCAGTCCCCGTTCCTTGTGATGGGCATCCTTCTGGCATATGTCTACTTCGTGCTATCCTTGGGTCCCCGGCTAATGGCCAACAGGAAGCCTTTAAACCTGAAGAAGTTCATGGTGCTATATAACTTCTTTCTGGTGGGACTCTCACTTTACATAGTCTATGAG TTTCTGATGGCAGGGTGGCTTACTGGGTACACCTGGCGATGTGACCCTGTGGACTTCTCACAGGACCCCAAGGCCCTCAGG ATGGTCAGTGTTGCTTGGCTCTTTGTCTTCTCCAAGTTCATTGAACTGACGGACACG GTTATCTTTGTCCTGCGGAAGAAGAATGAACAGGTCACATTCCTGCACCTCTTCCACCACTCTGTTCTGCCTTGGAGCTGGTGGTGGGGAGCAAGGTTTGGTCCAG GGGGAATGGGCTCATTCCATGCCATGATCAATTCCATGGTGCACGTTGTCATGTACTTCTACTATGGGCTCTCagcagcaggacctgcctttcagaAGTACCTGTGGTGGAAGAAGCACATCACGGCCATCCAGCTG GCACAGTTCGTGATTGTCTCCGTCCACATCTCCCAGTATTACTTCATGCCCAGCTGCCAGTACCAGTTCCCCATCTTCATCCACCTCATCTGGATTTATGGGACCatcttcttcatcctcttctcCAACTTCTGGTACCAGTCCTACACCAAGGGCAAACGGTTGCCCAGGGTGGCTGAGCAAGCAGCGCAGCACAATGGTAGCAGCATCCATGAGAATGGCACTGTCACCAACGGCAAGGTCAAAGCCAACTAG